The DNA window GGTGGCGGCCACTTCACCTTTGGCGCCGAAAAAGAATGGAACAGCATAGCCGAAGGACAGACACAATTACATACCAAGGCAGCCAACAGTTACTTTACACTCAACTTGAGTCTGCTCAACAGCGGCCTGCAGACTATACCCTTCTATAAGCGCATGGATTATCCCACTTGCATGTTCACACGTCAGCAGCTTACGGCACAAAACGAGGCAGCGGAACGTGCTGAGCGAATATACCAGGAGCGAATATTACGGGAACTACATGGCAATGAGCCACAATCACGCTCAGCTACAGCCAAGTCTAGCAAAGCAGCACAGCCTGCTGCAGCAGAAGCTGTCGAGGCTCCCGATGAGCTTGACGAATTGCTGGCATTGACCAATACGCATCTGGAGCAGACCTCACTTAGCCCAGCACCAGCGCAaccagttgcagcagcagcaactgcgccTAAAAATGATGTGGAGCAATGGCTCGATAGTGTTCTGGATGAATAAGCTAATTTCTGAGCTTCTACATTAACTATTTGGCttcatatatagtataaaaatcGCTCGAAGCTTCCGTAGAAATAGTCCTTAACAGATAAAGACATTTTGCATAGATACatttcaataacaaattataaaaatgcacTGTAGTAAAATGTTAGCTTTCAAGCTAACATTCGAAGCTGTTACCGATGTGCCTGTATACATATCAGGAATACctctttaatataaatagatgtagtttttaaaaatttagctttatacgcttttaagtttataaaaactGTGTTTTGTcaggcaaataaaattactaaCGCACATGCACATGTTTCATTAGGTCATAGGGTTGCTCAAGCAGATTATCCTTTTATCCTGATTATCCGTTGCCAAGCAGCTTATTCACGTTGTGGCAAAGATCACGGTAATTCGCCAGCAAAGCCAATTTCCAGGCCATCGAGCAGTTCTACAAAGCTAAATAAGCTGTAAAACATGAATATATTGTAAgtacatattaaattacacataatttataatttacaccTGTATGtaataattacatatatatatatgtacatacatacatgtatatagcTTATTGCGCACTAATCTGCAATATACTGTCGCCGTAATGTATAAATGGATAGCGTAGATTAAGGAACATAATTGATAATAACGCGAAAAGCCTCAATATCAAAGCCATTAGGGCGTATAGCCTGATAGCAGCtagtaaatgcaattaaaattaatttgatatattaAGTTGTACTGGCAGCCATTGccttttcaacaattttactgcgcagccaacttaacattattttaatgagCTCTTCGCACACagtttcgcacacacacaaatgtaaatatgtatgtgtatatctTCGGCTTGCAGTTGTCAAAATTGAGCGCTGTCTtctcacatacatacatatgcatatatgcagatgtatgtgtgtacagaCATTGAGGCTGGCAAAAATGCAAGTGCACGCGCGTCAGGCgaacaatttttgcataaaagttaagttgtgcctgccacgcccacacgacTGCTTCAAGTTTCTTGCA is part of the Drosophila busckii strain San Diego stock center, stock number 13000-0081.31 chromosome X, ASM1175060v1, whole genome shotgun sequence genome and encodes:
- the LOC108607216 gene encoding uncharacterized protein LOC108607216 produces the protein MQGKDDRSKDNRRNMKQHKYYNKQQRGGGNTSSSSPQATGVRSIVDVADSSDEPRFARKAWTSGTRSLAPQKNRDILETLPPTDTDDMEQLGMDGVPMDENARAQLRAGDYKQMSQFPSLGGGHFTFGAEKEWNSIAEGQTQLHTKAANSYFTLNLSLLNSGLQTIPFYKRMDYPTCMFTRQQLTAQNEAAERAERIYQERILRELHGNEPQSRSATAKSSKAAQPAAAEAVEAPDELDELLALTNTHLEQTSLSPAPAQPVAAAATAPKNDVEQWLDSVLDE